In Paenibacillus sp. FSL R7-0345, a single window of DNA contains:
- a CDS encoding Na+/H+ antiporter subunit E: MAFQLLLNFMIAFLWMFLNNDWTASGFIVGYILGILVVFGLRRFFGGRLYLGRGWAILKLAVLLLRELVVSSYVVVKAVLRPNLNIRPAILMYTTELKADWEVAVLITLLCLTPGSVVLEVSKDNRTLYIHAMDIKDAEQFRDNIRNTFERAILEVSRS, translated from the coding sequence ATGGCTTTTCAATTATTGTTAAATTTCATGATAGCATTCCTGTGGATGTTCCTGAATAATGACTGGACAGCTTCCGGCTTTATTGTCGGCTATATACTTGGTATCCTTGTAGTGTTCGGACTCCGGCGTTTTTTTGGCGGCCGCCTGTATCTCGGCAGAGGCTGGGCAATCCTTAAACTGGCTGTGCTGCTGCTGCGTGAACTGGTGGTATCCAGTTATGTGGTGGTAAAAGCGGTGCTGAGACCGAACCTTAACATCCGCCCGGCCATCTTGATGTATACAACAGAGCTGAAGGCGGACTGGGAGGTTGCCGTGCTGATCACGCTGCTCTGTCTGACTCCGGGATCGGTTGTGCTGGAGGTGTCCAAGGATAACCGGACTCTATATATTCATGCTATGGATATCAAAGATGCTGAACAGTTCAGAGACAACATCCGCAATACGTTTGAACGCGCGATTCTGGAGGTGTCCCGTTCATGA
- a CDS encoding methyl-accepting chemotaxis protein: MNLKTKVMILVVSICIILAVPLSYFSLYLIQKQTHDSIDEQLKSTVQKAVAEIDGWVQIKAKVIETLGTVIEQTVPFNQIGMEHLQAFRLPENKADIATIYFGLEDGTYLDGAGFIPDSTFDARQRPWYLAIKEADKLTISDAYITKAGVQSIYIGVPLHDQNGVFDGAISENISLDAIKQRISSIETADGFTFLLDRTGVVLSHPDQELLNKPLAEEPGYSGLVEQMLKQPSGHTEYMYNSDNQLIYFETIPNTGWIVGTSISEKTAFAELVSTRRLLISLVIVFTLALAAGAYFFALKALKPLLSMKKSAEQLAAGDLTVQVPVKGHDEIAQLGLSFNAMAASLRKLISQVNQSAQVVQNSSRDMYKDALGSNEIAGQISAVIDDIANGASEQAESIQSGAEMVADINEVIDQIVDEVQHASANILDVNQAMESGVGAVSRQNELVQAGKQNTGRVEAANGQLLGKIDEISLITGSIQNIAAQTNLLALNASIEAVRAGEHGRGFAVVAGEVRKLAEQSSHSVTGIDQLLKDLHAAGRQSAAELDELRINSADQLSSMEETSAAFNHIRESVEHIIAKINFITDGMMELKSGSGQVSDVITGLAAVAEQSAASTEEAASSTTEQTATISNISATAKELTENAEQLLHEINNFKTQM, from the coding sequence GTGAATTTGAAAACAAAAGTAATGATCCTGGTAGTATCAATCTGTATCATTTTGGCGGTTCCGCTAAGTTATTTTTCATTGTATCTGATTCAAAAGCAGACACATGACTCGATTGACGAACAGCTGAAAAGCACCGTACAGAAGGCTGTTGCCGAAATAGACGGATGGGTCCAGATTAAGGCTAAAGTGATTGAAACCCTCGGCACGGTCATCGAACAGACAGTACCGTTTAATCAAATTGGTATGGAACATTTGCAGGCATTCCGGCTGCCTGAGAATAAAGCGGATATAGCAACCATTTATTTTGGCCTGGAGGATGGAACCTATCTGGACGGGGCAGGCTTTATCCCTGACAGCACTTTTGATGCCCGGCAGCGGCCCTGGTATCTGGCGATTAAGGAAGCGGACAAGCTGACCATCAGTGATGCTTACATAACGAAAGCAGGCGTTCAGTCTATCTACATAGGCGTTCCGCTTCATGATCAGAATGGTGTGTTTGACGGCGCGATCTCGGAGAATATCTCCCTGGATGCGATTAAGCAGCGAATCAGCTCGATTGAGACGGCAGACGGCTTTACTTTTTTGCTGGACCGCACCGGAGTCGTTCTGTCCCATCCGGATCAGGAGCTGCTGAACAAGCCGCTGGCTGAAGAGCCCGGTTATTCCGGACTTGTAGAGCAGATGCTCAAGCAGCCTTCGGGTCATACGGAGTATATGTATAATAGTGACAATCAATTGATTTATTTTGAAACCATTCCGAACACCGGCTGGATCGTAGGAACCTCCATATCCGAAAAGACAGCTTTTGCCGAGCTCGTATCCACACGTAGACTATTGATCAGCTTAGTTATCGTGTTTACGCTGGCTTTGGCTGCCGGTGCTTATTTCTTTGCTCTAAAAGCACTGAAGCCTTTGCTTAGTATGAAAAAGAGTGCAGAACAGCTCGCAGCAGGCGATTTGACGGTACAGGTGCCGGTGAAGGGACATGACGAAATCGCCCAGCTCGGTTTATCATTTAACGCTATGGCAGCTTCACTGCGCAAGCTGATATCTCAAGTAAATCAGTCGGCACAGGTTGTTCAGAATTCCTCCAGGGACATGTATAAGGATGCTCTGGGCAGTAATGAAATTGCCGGGCAGATCTCAGCGGTCATTGACGATATTGCCAATGGAGCTTCAGAGCAAGCTGAATCGATCCAGTCTGGTGCCGAAATGGTTGCAGATATCAATGAGGTTATCGATCAGATTGTTGATGAGGTACAGCATGCTTCCGCCAACATCCTGGATGTTAATCAGGCAATGGAGAGCGGTGTTGGAGCTGTCAGCCGTCAGAACGAGCTGGTACAGGCCGGAAAACAGAACACCGGACGGGTTGAAGCCGCGAACGGCCAGCTTTTGGGCAAAATCGACGAGATTTCGCTCATTACAGGAAGCATCCAGAACATTGCAGCCCAGACCAATTTGCTGGCCCTGAATGCTTCAATCGAGGCAGTGCGGGCCGGAGAACACGGCAGAGGGTTCGCCGTAGTCGCCGGTGAAGTGCGGAAGCTGGCTGAACAGTCCTCCCATTCTGTGACGGGCATTGACCAGCTACTGAAGGATCTGCATGCAGCAGGCCGGCAAAGCGCCGCAGAACTGGATGAGCTCCGTATAAACAGTGCAGACCAGTTAAGCTCGATGGAAGAGACGTCAGCAGCGTTTAACCATATCCGCGAATCGGTTGAGCATATCATAGCCAAAATCAATTTCATCACCGACGGCATGATGGAGCTTAAATCCGGCTCGGGGCAGGTATCCGACGTAATTACCGGTCTGGCAGCTGTCGCCGAGCAAAGCGCGGCCTCTACGGAAGAGGCGGCTTCCTCAACAACAGAACAGACCGCAACAATCAGCAATATCTCAGCTACAGCCAAAGAACTGACCGAAAATGCGGAACAGTTACTGCACGAAATCAATAATTTTAAAACCCAAATGTAG
- a CDS encoding Na(+)/H(+) antiporter subunit F1, which yields MIHFILMLAVSIMVISIGICAWRLVKGPSLPDRVAALDTIGINLLAMVAVLSVLFKTQAFIEYILLIGILSFIGTVAFARYIERRVVFEHGDHQDRD from the coding sequence ATGATTCATTTCATACTCATGCTGGCGGTTTCAATCATGGTCATCTCGATCGGCATTTGCGCCTGGAGACTGGTGAAGGGGCCGTCACTGCCTGACCGGGTTGCTGCACTGGATACAATAGGTATCAATCTGCTGGCGATGGTGGCCGTTCTGTCGGTGCTGTTTAAGACTCAAGCCTTTATTGAATACATTCTGCTGATCGGAATTCTCTCTTTTATCGGAACGGTGGCCTTTGCCAGATATATCGAAAGGAGAGTGGTGTTTGAACATGGAGATCATCAAGACCGGGATTGA
- a CDS encoding DUF975 family protein, with protein sequence MWERGELKRRAKGVLRTSYWKAFVVSLLLIILGEGTGLPSLDRFFESSNRTELQNAGLDMNWGVAGPILIVAFVLIIIFGIIGIAFYTLIATPLIVGSQRYFKQSAEGEVNMGNIGYAFGKDRYWAVVLTMLWKNFLNFLWFLLLIIPGIVKSYSYSQVPFILADNPNIGYNRAVDLSRQMTHGHKFRMFVLDLSFIGWILLGLLALGIGILFVQPYVNATKAELYLALRHNALAGGLTNEYELRLNEKPFFS encoded by the coding sequence ATGTGGGAACGCGGAGAACTCAAACGAAGGGCCAAGGGCGTACTGCGGACATCATATTGGAAAGCTTTTGTCGTAAGCCTGCTGCTGATCATTCTTGGAGAAGGCACGGGGCTTCCCAGCTTGGACCGGTTTTTCGAGTCATCAAACCGGACAGAGCTGCAGAATGCCGGACTGGATATGAATTGGGGCGTTGCAGGCCCGATCCTGATTGTTGCTTTTGTACTCATCATTATTTTTGGAATCATCGGGATCGCCTTTTATACCCTGATTGCCACTCCCCTCATCGTTGGCTCACAGCGCTATTTCAAGCAATCGGCTGAAGGTGAAGTCAATATGGGTAATATAGGCTATGCATTCGGAAAGGACCGGTATTGGGCTGTAGTATTAACTATGCTATGGAAGAACTTTTTGAATTTCTTATGGTTCCTGCTGCTGATTATTCCGGGGATCGTCAAATCTTACTCCTACAGTCAGGTTCCGTTCATCCTGGCGGACAACCCGAACATCGGCTATAACCGCGCAGTTGATTTGAGCAGGCAGATGACGCACGGCCATAAATTCCGTATGTTTGTGCTTGATCTGAGCTTTATCGGCTGGATTCTGCTCGGGCTCTTGGCTCTGGGCATCGGTATCTTATTCGTCCAGCCTTATGTCAATGCAACAAAAGCAGAGCTGTATCTGGCCCTGCGTCATAATGCGCTTGCGGGCGGATTGACTAACGAGTATGAGCTCCGGCTAAATGAGAAGCCGTTCTTTAGTTAA
- a CDS encoding Na+/H+ antiporter subunit D, with the protein MNNLLVMPLLIPALTAVILIFLKEQIGLQRIISAVSVFLNIAVAATIVYQVKTDGIQTLHMGGWLPPYGIVFVADMFAALLVLVTAIVGAACLFFSFASIGEERERFYYYTFFHFLLTGVFGSFLTGDLFNLFVCFEVLLVASYSMIVLGGTRVQLRETLKYILVNVISSALFVAAIAYLYAATGTLNMAHLAMRVAEAGQGGIMNVIAVLLLLVFSLKAGLLLFFWLPDSYSAPPLAVRALFGALLTKVGLYAITRTFTLIFVHDPGMTHSLMGWMAGATMILGAIGALAYNDLSRIFNYNIVISVGFIAFGISVLTEDSLNGVVFYLMHDMIAKALLFFLGGMILAASGTEQLKQMGGLIRKYPWTGWMFFILTLALVGVPPLSGFAGKVMMVRSGFGEMHVALALIALASSFVVLYSLIKVFQEVFWGGERNDEAIHPQRYKAMMAPAAVLFVLVILMGIGAETVNDYVLQAGAVLADPAQYINAVLMKE; encoded by the coding sequence ATGAACAACCTGCTGGTAATGCCATTGCTGATTCCGGCTCTTACAGCGGTGATCCTGATTTTCCTGAAAGAACAGATTGGCCTGCAGCGTATTATCAGTGCGGTCAGTGTGTTTCTGAATATTGCAGTTGCCGCAACAATTGTTTACCAGGTCAAAACAGACGGGATTCAAACGCTGCATATGGGCGGCTGGCTGCCGCCATACGGTATCGTTTTTGTTGCTGATATGTTTGCGGCGCTGCTCGTACTGGTAACGGCAATCGTAGGTGCAGCGTGCCTGTTCTTTTCCTTTGCCAGTATCGGCGAGGAGCGCGAACGGTTTTATTACTACACGTTTTTCCATTTCCTGCTGACCGGTGTGTTCGGATCTTTCCTGACCGGTGACCTGTTTAACCTGTTCGTCTGCTTTGAGGTGCTGCTGGTTGCCTCCTATTCGATGATCGTACTGGGCGGGACGAGAGTCCAGCTGCGTGAGACGCTGAAATATATCCTGGTTAATGTCATTTCCTCAGCTCTTTTTGTAGCGGCAATCGCTTATCTTTATGCAGCTACAGGCACGCTGAACATGGCGCATCTGGCCATGCGTGTGGCTGAAGCAGGACAGGGCGGAATAATGAATGTTATCGCCGTGCTGCTTTTGCTGGTATTCTCGCTCAAAGCGGGTTTGCTGCTGTTCTTCTGGCTTCCTGATTCCTACAGTGCTCCTCCTCTTGCGGTAAGGGCATTGTTCGGGGCCCTGCTGACGAAGGTAGGTCTGTATGCCATCACCCGGACCTTTACCCTTATCTTTGTCCATGATCCCGGTATGACCCATTCGCTGATGGGCTGGATGGCGGGAGCAACGATGATTCTCGGGGCAATCGGGGCGCTTGCGTATAATGATCTGAGCCGGATTTTTAACTATAATATTGTGATCAGTGTGGGCTTCATTGCTTTCGGTATATCGGTTCTGACCGAAGATTCACTGAACGGTGTCGTATTCTATCTGATGCATGACATGATTGCCAAGGCGCTGCTGTTCTTCCTGGGCGGAATGATTCTCGCCGCGTCGGGAACAGAGCAGCTGAAGCAGATGGGCGGCCTGATCCGCAAGTACCCGTGGACCGGATGGATGTTCTTTATTCTGACCCTTGCCTTGGTAGGTGTGCCGCCGCTAAGCGGCTTTGCCGGGAAGGTGATGATGGTCCGCAGCGGTTTTGGCGAAATGCATGTAGCCCTGGCCCTGATTGCGCTGGCGTCAAGCTTTGTTGTCCTGTACTCGCTAATTAAGGTGTTCCAGGAAGTATTCTGGGGAGGCGAGCGGAACGATGAGGCGATTCATCCTCAGCGCTACAAAGCGATGATGGCACCGGCAGCTGTGCTGTTTGTCCTCGTGATTCTGATGGGTATCGGTGCCGAGACGGTGAATGATTATGTTCTCCAGGCCGGAGCTGTGCTGGCTGATCCGGCACAATACATTAACGCTGTCTTGATGAAGGAGTAG
- a CDS encoding MFS transporter, with protein MAKTFFPRLQGNSRGCLTFEPFFLIPYSMFSTYATLYMYELGLTELNIGWITTIGLIVQVLSSLLSGYLTDRMGRKRAILYFDLLSWSLATLLWAFSQNLWFFVAAAVINGFQRVPHIAFYCLIVEDTKPSDRTYVFTLLQIIGVIGGLFAPLGGLLVNQYGMVTGMRIMYVIAFLFMTFQFIGRQLTTRETEAGIRKRQETRELGLREIMVEYGGAFRELGTDRNLLLIFGVYILFNFQATLKTTYLSLYMADYLRIDSGIISLFPAVSSIIMLVTLWLLMPKIPDQAAHRAMMAGFGLSAASNVMLVIYPSASLLWLGLSTILAAVGLMISSPYLEAAVQNAIDDDKRAKVFSMLSVLILLFTAPAGIIGGWAYKLDPRIPLWLVTAAFVLSYVMLYVYRRRTGQNSNIPLTD; from the coding sequence ATGGCAAAAACCTTTTTTCCGCGGCTGCAGGGCAACAGCCGGGGCTGCCTGACCTTTGAGCCCTTTTTCCTGATTCCGTACAGCATGTTCTCTACCTATGCTACCCTGTACATGTATGAGCTTGGCCTGACCGAGCTGAACATTGGCTGGATTACAACCATCGGGCTGATTGTGCAGGTACTTTCCTCTTTACTGAGCGGATATTTAACCGACCGCATGGGACGCAAACGGGCAATCCTGTATTTTGACCTGCTCAGCTGGAGTCTGGCTACCTTGTTATGGGCCTTTTCGCAAAATCTCTGGTTCTTTGTGGCAGCTGCTGTCATCAACGGCTTCCAGCGTGTGCCGCATATCGCATTCTACTGTCTCATTGTAGAAGACACCAAGCCGTCTGACCGGACCTACGTATTCACCCTGCTGCAGATCATTGGTGTAATCGGCGGGTTATTCGCCCCGCTGGGCGGCCTGCTGGTGAATCAGTACGGTATGGTCACAGGCATGCGGATTATGTATGTGATCGCCTTTCTGTTCATGACCTTTCAGTTTATCGGGCGTCAATTGACGACACGCGAGACGGAAGCAGGGATCAGGAAACGCCAGGAGACCCGCGAGCTGGGACTCAGAGAGATCATGGTCGAATATGGCGGCGCTTTCCGGGAGCTGGGGACGGACCGCAATCTCCTGCTGATTTTCGGCGTATACATCCTGTTTAATTTCCAGGCGACGCTGAAGACCACTTATCTCTCGCTTTATATGGCCGACTATCTGCGGATTGACAGCGGCATCATCTCCCTGTTCCCGGCAGTTTCTTCTATTATTATGCTGGTGACGTTATGGCTGCTTATGCCTAAGATTCCCGACCAGGCCGCTCACCGCGCTATGATGGCCGGCTTTGGACTTTCTGCAGCCTCCAATGTAATGCTGGTGATCTATCCTTCAGCGAGCCTGCTGTGGCTTGGGCTGAGCACTATTCTGGCGGCTGTAGGGCTGATGATCAGCTCGCCTTATCTGGAAGCTGCCGTGCAGAATGCCATTGATGATGATAAACGGGCCAAGGTTTTCTCCATGCTGTCCGTGTTAATCCTGCTGTTCACCGCACCTGCAGGCATCATCGGCGGCTGGGCATACAAGCTGGACCCGCGGATTCCGCTGTGGCTTGTCACAGCAGCGTTTGTCCTCTCCTATGTCATGCTGTATGTATACCGCAGACGTACCGGGCAGAACAGCAATATCCCGCTAACAGATTAA
- a CDS encoding Na(+)/H(+) antiporter subunit C, translated as MELLIALAIGVLFTVGVYLVLSKSLLRILLGTTLITHGVHLLLLTMAGLKTGAAPLLGEKADSYVDPLPQALILTSIVISFGVSAFFIVLAYRAYRSAGMDDVEGSKGERQ; from the coding sequence ATGGAGCTCCTTATTGCCCTGGCGATCGGTGTCTTGTTTACTGTGGGTGTGTATCTGGTTCTCTCCAAAAGCCTGCTTCGTATTCTGCTGGGGACGACACTGATCACACATGGGGTTCATCTGCTGCTGCTGACCATGGCCGGACTGAAGACCGGCGCTGCCCCGCTGCTTGGCGAAAAGGCGGATTCTTATGTCGATCCCCTGCCGCAGGCGCTTATCCTCACCTCGATCGTAATCAGCTTCGGGGTGTCGGCTTTCTTTATCGTCCTTGCCTACCGGGCTTACCGCTCGGCCGGTATGGATGATGTGGAAGGCAGCAAGGGGGAGAGACAATGA
- a CDS encoding metallophosphoesterase, translating into MFIFLGLVFIVLYAAIVFYIGWSGWSWIKPAVSARFRLIYIILLVFLASSLILSRVVAGSAVLSVIGSYWLALFSLSVLVLPVIHLIVWLTKLSRLPRHAVQKWSGIITLLLLAGLIGFGSFNAFSPVTRSYEIKIDKPGPESGKLHIVMASDMHFGYLSGKSHAERMVKEINALKPDIVLLPGDIVDDDIMPYKNKGIGDILSGIEAPLGVYASLGNHDRFDGETQELISLLEESGMRVLYDESVQVGDWLTLVGRKDYSDKNRAGLAELTKELDPNKPVVLLEHQPVELGTAEEQGIDLMLSGHTHRGQIAPANLITSRIFENDWGYLQKGQMHSIVSSGYGFWGPPIRIGSRSEIVSIQVTFTD; encoded by the coding sequence ATGTTTATTTTCCTCGGACTTGTATTTATTGTGTTATACGCTGCAATTGTATTTTATATCGGCTGGAGCGGCTGGAGCTGGATTAAGCCTGCAGTGTCGGCCAGATTCCGTCTGATCTATATCATCCTGCTTGTTTTTCTGGCAAGCTCGCTGATTCTATCGAGAGTTGTTGCCGGCTCAGCTGTTCTAAGCGTAATCGGCAGCTATTGGCTGGCCCTGTTCAGTTTATCTGTGCTGGTGCTGCCCGTTATCCATCTTATCGTCTGGCTAACAAAGCTTTCCCGTCTGCCGCGGCACGCCGTCCAGAAATGGTCGGGAATTATCACTTTACTGCTGCTGGCTGGTCTGATCGGGTTCGGCAGCTTTAACGCCTTCAGTCCGGTTACACGCTCTTATGAGATCAAGATTGACAAGCCTGGTCCGGAGAGCGGCAAGCTGCATATTGTGATGGCTTCGGATATGCATTTTGGGTACCTGTCCGGCAAAAGCCACGCTGAGCGGATGGTCAAAGAGATCAATGCGCTGAAACCGGATATCGTGCTGCTGCCCGGGGATATTGTGGATGATGACATTATGCCTTACAAAAATAAGGGGATCGGCGATATTTTATCCGGGATTGAAGCGCCGCTTGGTGTATATGCTTCACTGGGGAACCATGACCGGTTCGACGGGGAGACACAGGAGCTGATCAGCCTGCTGGAGGAGAGCGGGATGCGGGTGCTGTATGACGAGAGTGTTCAGGTTGGAGACTGGCTGACGCTGGTCGGACGGAAGGATTACAGCGACAAGAACCGGGCGGGGCTGGCTGAGCTTACTAAAGAGCTCGACCCGAACAAGCCGGTTGTGCTGCTGGAGCATCAGCCGGTTGAACTGGGCACTGCAGAGGAGCAGGGGATAGATCTGATGCTGTCCGGTCACACCCACCGCGGGCAGATCGCACCTGCTAATCTGATCACCTCACGGATTTTTGAAAATGACTGGGGTTATTTGCAGAAAGGGCAAATGCACTCCATTGTATCTTCGGGGTACGGCTTCTGGGGACCGCCGATCCGTATCGGATCACGGTCGGAGATTGTGTCTATCCAGGTTACATTCACTGACTGA
- the mnhG gene encoding monovalent cation/H(+) antiporter subunit G → MEIIKTGIELLFALLILTGALLSAVSSFGLIRLPDVYLRSHAAAKSATLGVLCVLSGAFLYFAFFLDFISAKLLLGIVFVFMTSPLSAHLTGRAAYRTGVPLWNKRIQDDLKEVLEKERVKSDPTA, encoded by the coding sequence ATGGAGATCATCAAGACCGGGATTGAACTGCTGTTTGCACTGCTTATTCTGACAGGGGCGCTGTTAAGCGCCGTCAGCTCCTTTGGGCTGATCCGTCTGCCTGATGTGTATCTGAGATCACATGCTGCTGCCAAAAGCGCTACGCTCGGCGTGCTGTGCGTACTCAGCGGCGCATTTCTCTACTTTGCCTTCTTTCTTGATTTTATCAGCGCGAAGCTGCTGCTCGGCATTGTGTTCGTATTTATGACTTCGCCTTTGTCGGCTCACCTGACCGGACGGGCTGCTTACCGGACCGGGGTTCCGCTGTGGAACAAACGTATCCAGGATGACCTGAAAGAGGTTCTGGAGAAGGAACGGGTCAAGTCTGATCCCACAGCCTAA